The sequence below is a genomic window from Cicer arietinum cultivar CDC Frontier isolate Library 1 chromosome 6, Cicar.CDCFrontier_v2.0, whole genome shotgun sequence.
TATGCCATTAGCAGACATTGGTTATGTCTCCACACTTAACTTGTctctttctgatgtttattatactcctaatcttactttgagtcttgcttctgttagtcaactATGCGATTTCAGTTATTCAGTTATATTGTCTTTCACTTCTTGTTGTCCGCATGATCCACATTCCGTGAAGCTGATTGGGACATGCCATAAACAGggggactttatgttttggatgacctaCGAGTCCCAACTATTGCAGCCTCAACAACCACCACGAACTTATTATCTAATTTTCGTGTGAATTCTTCGTCTTCtcgtttttatttatggcattctcgccttaGACATGTTTCtacttctagattaaaatatttgacttctACTGGAGCTTTAGGAAAATTACAAACCAGAGATATTTCTTATTCTTGTGGTTGTAAATTTGCTAAATTTTCAACTTTACcgtttaataaaaatgtttctgtttcatatgcgccttttgatttagttcactctgatatTTGGGGTCCATCATCCGTTCTCATCAAAgatggatctagatattatgtttcacttattgatgattacactcgttattgttgggtttatcttatgaaaaatcggtctgagTTTTTTggcatttatcatatgtttcgtgctatggtcaaaactcaacataatgtTGTTATAAAGTGCTTTCATTGTGATTTAGGGGTGAATATACCTCTCATGAATTCtttgaattacttgcttatgatggcatcCTCCATCagacatcttgtactgatactcctaaAAACACCATCCGAGtgagcatatttcacattcaactcaagaggagtatatgttgctctagtatcagaatgACGAGTTTGGTCAAGAGTGTtgacaatgtacttggattgagaaagacgGTAGCCTCTAgtagagtaggcaacttcaattcccaagaaatagcgaaaagctcccaagtccttcatctcaaactgcttggctaactgcaatttcaactaattggttccactaacatcatcacttGTAATactcatatcatcaacatacataAAAAGTATAACACGACCAAACACATTAAGATCGGTTGTCATCTTACTCGTAATCATCTTCAGCTTGTaaccattactctaccgtttgtctcttcttccttacagattgttgatttggtcacaaagatgcattccattaaacgtttttgttttttagttgacaaactttCGATgatccatgttaatgcatcattagtttgaggggagatattagataatGTTACTATATATTAGTTAGTAAgaatattttagacatttctattctgttatatatatacttattataATTCTATTAACTTAAGTTTGATTCATTATATGGTATGAAACATTAGAGGAGTTGTctcttttcttcctctcttttcttcctcttttccaTACATATTAGATACTTAAAACTTACTTGTGGCACTAATGTATAATTTCACTTCAAGCATCTTTCATTACacataataacatatattgacTAGGTGAGTTTTAAACTTGAAGTTGTAGGAAGAAAATGCATTAGACAACTAATATGAAAGAGCCAAATACAAATTGTAATATAGGTACACAATCTCAATGCCATAAGAAAAGAATGCttacaaaagaaaagaaaagaaaaaaaaataacagataaAAACATGAAATCAAACTAATGTGTATTTAAAAGTGCTGCTGATGGAGAAATGACTTCAAAGGTTGTGCTTGATTGTGAGGACCCAGTGAAAGTGCTATTATTTGAAGAAGTTGATGTTCCAGTTTGGCTATTTTCAAAAGCAGGTATCTTAGAAGACACAGAATAGAAAGATGTATTATAGGTAGATGTATCCATCTTTGATGGGAGAATGGGAAGTGGAGCATCAAAACTAAGCACTTGAATAGCTTGTCTAATCACAGGCCTTTGAAGGTAATCTATATGAGTACACCAAAGTCCAACAATCATTAACCTCTCTACTTCCTTCTCATTGTATTCTCCATATAATCTTGAATCAGAAGCTTTAAGGAGTTCACCTTTACCATAGAGTTCCCAAACCCAATCCACCAAGTAGATGTTTTCTTCACTAAGATTTGGTTCAATTGCTTTTCTACCACATGCTATTTCCAAAGCAACAACACCAAAACTATATACATCAGATTCTCTACTAGCTTTACCTCTAGTAGCAGCTTCAGGAGATAGATATCCATATGTTCCAGCTAAAACAGTTGTTTTTGATCCTATCTCATGGTTCATTAGTCTAGCCAACCCAAAATCTCCAAGCTTTGTATTAAAATTTGAGTCTAACATAACATTGCTGGATTTTATGTCTCTATGAAGCACACATTGCTCACATTCTTCATGTAGGTATAATAATGCTGAAGCTAGTCCTCTAACAATGTTATATCTCACTGTCCATGTAAGCAAACCTTTTCCTTTGAACAGGTAAGAATCTAAACTTCCATTTTCCACAAACTCATAAACCAGTAGCAGATCATTCTGCTTGTGACACCAACCAAAGAGTTGAACCAAATTCTTATGCCTCAATTGACTAATGACTTTGACTTCAGATGCATACTCCTTCACCCCTTGATTAGATCCCTTAGAAACCTTCTTAATAGCAACACGAGTTTTCATGTCTCTTAAAAATCCCTTGTAGACTCCCCCAAAACCTCCTTCTCCAATTTTGTGGTCCTTTGCAAAGTTGTTAGTTGCTCCAGCAAGTTCTTCAAAGGTAAACTTCTTAGGTAGAGAGCTTCTTTCAAAATCATTATCCATTTCATGATCAAAATGTAAACCATCCTTCATGTCTCTATTCTTCAGCTTCCATTTCACCAAGCAAGCCAGCCCCagaacaaaaatcaaaacacaAGCACCACCAATACTCAGCCCTATAACAAGTCCTGTTTTGCTTCCATCCTTGTGTGCTTCAAAATCTAAACTTGAGTTGAAGGACCATGATCTAAGAGTATGTTCCTCAAAAGACAACCCAGTTGCTGAAGTGAATCCAAATTCAACCCAATCAGGTAGGTAATCTTTCAGAATGACAACAGAAAACAAATTCTGTTTGACTATGCTGTTGTCTTGATATCCAGTGAAGGTGACAGTTAAATTGTTTGAACTAGAATTGTAACTCACAACAGCATCATACCCTCTTTCATCCAAGCTAGTGAACCATTGTGTAGTGTAAGAAGTGTTGATAGCATTAACATCAATCCCCACATGGTCATATGTAGGATCCCAATCATTAACAACAGTATCAAATTCCACAGCTACAAAGTGAttttcttttgagaaatttgGATTATCCTTTTGAGCACGGCTAATGAGACCAATACCACTTCCATCTCTTGGAGCAGGTAGTGGAAAATTGGGGGATGCTAGAAAGAAAGTGATGCCATCTCCACGATGGGTTTTGTTAGGGGTGTTAATAGTAAAAGAGAAACTAGTAGTGAAGTCTGTGACTTGACTTGTATTTATGTCCCAAAGATGAAACAGTTTGGAATATATGACTCTACCTAGACTGTCTTTCTCATACTTAGTGAGTTGGAGGACTTGTTTCTCTTGATAGACATCTCCTGAAAAATTGAAGGCGTTTGTCATGTCACCACTAAATTGTTCATAGTTGAATGATAATGGAGCTGCACGAGATGTTACAAGAAGCAAGACTGATACTATTGTTACATGAAAAACAACACCATGACTTTTCTGAGAGTAGTAAGATGCTGCCATAATTGCAAATTTGATGCTAGGTGGAAGGAAGTGGAATCATACAAAATTGCATGGAGTGGTTGGATCATGGATGTAGTAGTTGTAGTGATTGGAGAAGGTTCCTTGCCTGGTTGAATGAATTAATGGGTTTACCTCTGAATTAGTCTTGGTCCATATGTTTATATCACTCTATGTACCCAAAGAATCCTACGtctgaattatatatatatataagctttGAGTTTCTATTCATATAAATTTCTGATGTTTt
It includes:
- the LOC140920941 gene encoding L-type lectin-domain containing receptor kinase IX.1-like codes for the protein MAASYYSQKSHGVVFHVTIVSVLLLVTSRAAPLSFNYEQFSGDMTNAFNFSGDVYQEKQVLQLTKYEKDSLGRVIYSKLFHLWDINTSQVTDFTTSFSFTINTPNKTHRGDGITFFLASPNFPLPAPRDGSGIGLISRAQKDNPNFSKENHFVAVEFDTVVNDWDPTYDHVGIDVNAINTSYTTQWFTSLDERGYDAVVSYNSSSNNLTVTFTGYQDNSIVKQNLFSVVILKDYLPDWVEFGFTSATGLSFEEHTLRSWSFNSSLDFEAHKDGSKTGLVIGLSIGGACVLIFVLGLACLVKWKLKNRDMKDGLHFDHEMDNDFERSSLPKKFTFEELAGATNNFAKDHKIGEGGFGGVYKGFLRDMKTRVAIKKVSKGSNQGVKEYASEVKVISQLRHKNLVQLFGWCHKQNDLLLVYEFVENGSLDSYLFKGKGLLTWTVRYNIVRGLASALLYLHEECEQCVLHRDIKSSNVMLDSNFNTKLGDFGLARLMNHEIGSKTTVLAGTYGYLSPEAATRGKASRESDVYSFGVVALEIACGRKAIEPNLSEENIYLVDWVWELYGKGELLKASDSRLYGEYNEKEVERLMIVGLWCTHIDYLQRPVIRQAIQVLSFDAPLPILPSKMDTSTYNTSFYSVSSKIPAFENSQTGTSTSSNNSTFTGSSQSSTTFEVISPSAALLNTH